A region from the Rhodopseudomonas julia genome encodes:
- a CDS encoding cation-transporting P-type ATPase: protein MALGSRGEGSDKAALRPDRAAEARADVAVHAAPLETVFDALGASRDGLSAAEAADRLARFGENRLPVAKPRGPLLRFLAQFNNLLIFVLLAAAVVTALLAEWIDMSLILAVVVINAVVGFIQEGRAEKALEAIRGMVSPHASVLRDGRRLTVPVEELVPGDVVLLEAGDRVPADLRLFRARGLRIEEAAFTGESVPADKAPGEVPADASIGDRTSMAFFGTLAVNGQGAGVVVATGEATELGHITQLLSSVEQLTTPLLRQMDIFARQLTFVILGAAILVFLWGIFLTGYPWEEAFMAVIGLAVAAIPEGLPAVMTITLAIGVERMARRNAIIRRLPAIETLGSVSVICSDKTGTLTRNEMIVSSAILADGEIEIVGSGYAPEGEPIRNGEPVDTEAHFALGLLARAALLCNDASLRQTEDGWVVEGDPMEGALVTFAARAGWHWETTRGAFERRDELPFDSTTQFMATLHQEDDARIVYVKGAPECVLQMCDRQVDADGEVPLDRAKWQSHVEMLAADGRRVLAFAAKVVGDSVDVLAPADVEEGLSLIGLVGLIDPPREEAREAVADCKRAGIAVKMITGDHAATAGAIGRRLGLSGDVAVLTGPELDQIGEADFPARIAATDVFARASPAHKLRIVEALQAQGAVVAMTGDGVNDAPALKRADVGVAMGKKGTEAAKEAADMVLADDNFVSIVAAVREGRTVYDNLKKVVAWTLPTNGGEAAAIIGAMLFGLTLPVTPAQIIWINMVTAVTLGLTLAFEPTEPGTMARPPRKPDEPLVSPFLLWRIVFVSGLFVVGLFGMFNLALWRGESVETARTIVVNTMVVMEIAYLFSIRYIGGPSLTWRGLMGTRAVLIGVAIQVAAQLLFTYAPPAQFIFASRPLSVAEGAMILGVGVVLFAVLEVEKGVMRRWRG, encoded by the coding sequence GAGGCCTGATCGAGCTGCGGAGGCGCGAGCCGATGTCGCCGTCCATGCGGCTCCGCTCGAGACGGTGTTCGACGCGCTTGGCGCAAGCCGAGACGGGCTGAGTGCGGCGGAGGCGGCCGACCGGCTTGCCCGCTTCGGGGAAAACCGCCTGCCCGTCGCGAAGCCGCGCGGACCGCTTCTGCGTTTCCTCGCCCAGTTCAACAACCTTCTGATTTTCGTTCTCCTGGCGGCGGCGGTGGTGACCGCGCTTCTGGCGGAATGGATCGACATGTCCTTGATCCTCGCCGTCGTCGTCATCAACGCCGTCGTCGGCTTCATCCAGGAGGGACGGGCGGAAAAGGCGCTCGAGGCGATCCGCGGCATGGTGAGCCCGCATGCTTCCGTCCTGCGCGACGGGCGGCGCCTCACCGTGCCGGTCGAAGAGCTGGTGCCCGGCGATGTCGTGCTTCTGGAGGCGGGCGACCGTGTGCCCGCCGATCTCCGGCTCTTTCGCGCCCGCGGGCTTCGGATCGAGGAGGCGGCGTTTACCGGCGAATCCGTGCCCGCCGACAAGGCGCCGGGCGAGGTTCCGGCGGATGCGTCGATCGGCGACCGCACCTCGATGGCGTTTTTCGGCACGCTTGCCGTCAACGGCCAGGGCGCGGGCGTGGTCGTCGCCACCGGCGAGGCGACGGAGCTCGGCCATATCACGCAGCTTCTGTCCTCGGTGGAACAGCTGACGACGCCACTTCTGCGCCAGATGGACATTTTTGCGCGCCAGCTCACCTTCGTCATTCTGGGCGCTGCGATACTCGTCTTCCTGTGGGGAATTTTCCTCACCGGATATCCCTGGGAAGAGGCCTTCATGGCGGTGATCGGGCTTGCGGTGGCCGCGATCCCGGAAGGCCTGCCAGCGGTGATGACGATCACGCTCGCCATCGGCGTGGAACGTATGGCGCGCCGCAACGCCATCATCCGCCGCCTGCCGGCGATCGAGACGCTGGGCTCCGTCTCCGTCATCTGCTCCGATAAGACCGGCACCCTGACGCGCAACGAGATGATCGTCTCCTCCGCGATCCTGGCCGATGGCGAGATCGAGATCGTGGGTTCGGGCTATGCCCCGGAAGGAGAGCCCATCAGAAACGGCGAGCCGGTCGACACGGAGGCGCATTTCGCGCTCGGGCTTCTCGCCCGCGCCGCGCTTCTCTGCAACGATGCGAGCCTGCGCCAGACGGAGGACGGCTGGGTCGTTGAGGGCGACCCGATGGAGGGGGCGCTCGTCACCTTTGCCGCGCGTGCCGGCTGGCACTGGGAGACGACGCGCGGCGCCTTTGAGCGGCGCGACGAGCTGCCCTTCGATTCCACCACCCAGTTCATGGCGACGCTGCACCAGGAGGATGACGCCCGCATCGTCTATGTGAAGGGCGCGCCCGAATGCGTGCTTCAGATGTGCGACCGCCAGGTCGACGCGGACGGCGAAGTGCCGCTCGACCGGGCGAAATGGCAAAGCCATGTGGAGATGCTGGCGGCGGACGGGCGCCGGGTTCTCGCATTCGCGGCCAAAGTGGTGGGCGACAGCGTCGACGTGTTGGCGCCGGCCGATGTGGAAGAAGGGCTGAGCCTCATCGGGCTCGTCGGGCTCATCGATCCGCCGCGCGAGGAGGCCCGCGAGGCCGTCGCCGATTGCAAGCGCGCCGGCATCGCCGTGAAGATGATCACCGGCGACCATGCCGCGACCGCCGGTGCGATCGGTCGCAGGCTCGGCTTGAGCGGCGACGTCGCCGTCTTGACCGGACCCGAGCTCGATCAGATCGGCGAGGCGGACTTTCCCGCCCGGATCGCCGCGACCGACGTGTTCGCGCGCGCAAGCCCCGCCCACAAGCTGCGCATCGTGGAGGCGCTGCAGGCGCAAGGCGCGGTCGTCGCCATGACCGGCGACGGGGTGAACGACGCGCCGGCCCTGAAGCGGGCCGATGTCGGTGTCGCGATGGGGAAAAAGGGCACGGAGGCCGCCAAGGAGGCGGCCGACATGGTGCTCGCCGATGACAATTTCGTCTCGATCGTCGCCGCCGTGCGCGAGGGGCGCACCGTCTACGACAATCTGAAAAAGGTCGTCGCCTGGACGCTGCCGACGAATGGCGGCGAGGCGGCGGCGATCATTGGCGCCATGCTGTTCGGCCTGACGCTGCCGGTGACGCCCGCCCAGATCATCTGGATCAACATGGTGACGGCCGTCACCCTCGGGCTGACGCTCGCCTTCGAGCCGACGGAGCCCGGCACCATGGCAAGGCCGCCGCGAAAGCCGGACGAGCCGCTCGTCTCGCCCTTCCTGTTGTGGCGGATCGTCTTCGTCTCGGGGCTCTTCGTCGTTGGGCTGTTCGGCATGTTCAATCTCGCGCTCTGGCGCGGCGAGAGCGTGGAGACGGCGCGCACCATCGTCGTCAACACCATGGTGGTGATGGAAATCGCCTATCTCTTTTCCATCCGCTATATCGGCGGCCCCTCGCTCACCTGGCGCGGCCTGATGGGCACGCGCGCCGTCTTGATCGGCGTGGCGATCCAGGTCGCGGCGCAGCTTCTCTTCACCTACGCCCCGCCGGCGCAGTTCATTTTCGCAAGCCGCCCGCTTTCGGTGGCTGAAGGTGCGATGATCCTCGGGGTGGGTGTGGTGCTGTTTGCGGTGTTGGAGGTGGAGAAGGGGGTGATGCGGAGGTGGAGGGGGTGA